The proteins below come from a single Triticum aestivum cultivar Chinese Spring chromosome 5D, IWGSC CS RefSeq v2.1, whole genome shotgun sequence genomic window:
- the LOC123123763 gene encoding PTI1-like tyrosine-protein kinase 1 gives MRHWLCCNGQSGDDDDRHEVEHSKAQGNKIDGKLKSSKPADQPQPDISPPTIDVPELSFEDLKEKTDNFGSSSLIGEGSYGRVYHATMDDGRQAAIKKFDASENEPNDEFLKQVSLVSRLKHENLVEMLGYYVEGNYRILAYEFATMGSLHDVLHGRKGVQGAQPGPVLDWMQRVKIAIEAAKGIEYLHEKVQPSIIHRDIRSSNVLLFEDFKAKIADFNLLNQAPDMAARLHSTRVLGTFGYHAPEYAMTGQLTQKSDVYSFGVVLLELLTGRKPVDHTMPRGQQSLVTWATPRLSEDKVKQCVDPRLKGEYPPKGVAKLGAVAALCVQYEAEFRPNMSIVVKALSPLLQQRAAAPAASELAPAPGA, from the exons ATGAGGCATTGGCTTTGTTGCAATGGCCAGAGCGGTGACGACGACGACAGACATGAGGTGGAACATTCCAAAGCTCAGGGGAATAAGATAGACG GCAAGCTAAAATCTTCGAAACCTGCTGACCAACCTCAGCCAGATATTTCCCCTCCTACAATTGATGTCCCAGAACTGTCATTTGAGGACTTGAAAGAAAAGACTGACAATTTTGGATCGAGTTCCCTGATTGGTGAAGGTTCATATGGACGAGTATATCATGCTACCATGGATGATGGCAGGCAAGCGGCTATTAAGAAATTTGATGCATCTGAAAATGAGCCCAACGATGAATTCTTGAAACAG GTCTCACTTGTATCAAGGCTAAAACATGAAAATCTTGTGGAGATGCTGGGCTACTATGTGGAGGGCAACTATCGTATACTGGCATATGAATTTGCAACAATGGGTTCTCTTCACGATGTTCTGCATG GAAGAAAAGGAGTTCAAGGTGCGCAGCCTGGCCCTGTGCTTGACTGGATGCAGAGAGTCAAAATTGCTATCGAGGCGGCAAAAGGTATAGAGTACCTACATGAGAAGGTTCAGCCTTCAATCATCCATCGGGACATCAGATCAAGCAATGTGCttctgtttgaggacttcaaggcgAAAATTGCGGACTTCAACCTCTTAAATCAAGCTCCTGATATGGCAGCACGTCTCCATTCGACTCGTGTATTAGGGACATTTGGATATCATGCTCCAGA ATATGCTATGACTGGCCAGCTGACACAGAAGAGTGACGTCTACAGCTTTGGCGTGGTTCTTCTTGAACTTCTGACTGGAAGGAAACCGGTTGATCACACAATGCCTCGGGGGCAGCAAAGTTTAGTCACTTGG GCTACTCCAAGATTGAGTGAAGATAAGGTGAAGCAATGCGTAGATCCTCGGTTGAAGGGAGAATATCCTCCAAAGGGAGTTGCTAAG CTTGGTGCGGTGGCAGCTCTGTGCGTGCAGTATGAAGCAGAGTTCAGGCCCAACATGAGCATCGTCGTCAAGGCGCTCTCGCCTCTGCTACAACAAAGAGCAGCAGCGCCGGCAGCCTCTGAGCTGGCCCCGGCACCCGGGGCTTAG
- the LOC123123764 gene encoding serine/threonine protein phosphatase 2A 57 kDa regulatory subunit B' theta isoform, whose product MIKQILGRFPKKPSKSGDKDPIGRSGASVSNPPRGVERAASGHTPIISSSGLSYGSGQQHPGNGNNPRVNNGNSSAFELLPGFKDVPNAEKNNLFVKKLNLCCVTFDFSDPTKSIKEKEVKRQTLLELVDYVASANQKFPEIVMQETTRMVSVNLFRTLTTPPRENNISAYDLDEDEPVMDPAWSHLQIVYELFLRFIQSPETDAKLAKRYIDHSFVLRLLDLFDSEDPREREYLKMILHRVYGKFMVHRPVIRKAINNTFYQFIYETEKHNGIAELLEILGSIINGFALPLKEEHKLFLIRALIPLHKPKCIAMYHQQLSYCITQFVEKDCKLSDTVIRGLLKYWPITNSTKEVMFLGELEEILEATQPAEFQKCMVPLFRQIARCLNSSHFQVAERSLFLWNNDHIEGLIKQNSKVILPIIFPALERNSSGHWNPAVQSLTLNVRKLFSDHDAGLYTECLRKYEEAKAKEKENKLKQEATWKRLEEIASSRATSGEAVLVHRTLPRQSSAV is encoded by the exons ATGATCAAGCAGATCCTTGGGCGGTTCCCTAAGAAGCCGTCCAAGTCCGGGGACAAGGATCCGATCGGACGGTCAGGCGCCTCCGTGTCCAACCCTCCGAGAGGCGTGGAGAGGGCGGCATCCGGCCACACGCCAATTATCTCCAGCTCTGGGCTCAGCTACGGAAGCGGCCAGCAGCATCCGGGTAACGGAAACAACCCGAGGGTCAATAATGGCAATTCGTCAGCCTTCGAGCTGCTGCCGGGCTTTAAGGACGTGCCCAACGCCGAGAAGAATAACCTCTTTGTCAAGAAACTGAACCTGTGCTGCGTCACGTTTGACTTCAGCGACCCGACAAAGAGCATCAAGGAGAAGGAAGTAAAACGACAAACTCTGTTGGAGCTCGTGGACTATGTCGCCTCGGCCAATCAGAAGTTTCCGGAGATAGTTATGCAGGAGACCACGAGGATGGTTTCTGTGAACCTGTTCAGGACGCTGACTACCCCTCCCAGAGAGAACAACATTTCAGCCTATGATTTGGATGAGGACGAGCCTGTGATGGATCCTGCATGGTCGCACTTGCAGATTGTTTATGAGTTGTTCTTGAGGTTCATTCAGTCTCCGGAGACGGATGCCAAGCTGGCTAAAAGGTACATCGATCATTCGTTTGTTCTCAGGCTACTTGATCTCTTTGACTCCGAAGACCCCAGGGAGAGAGAGTACCTCAAGATGATACTCCATCGTGTCTATGGAAAGTTCATGGTTCATCGGCCAGTCATTAGGAAAGCCATCAACAACACCTTCTACCAGTTCATCTATGAAACTGAAAAGCACAATGGAATTGCAGAGCTATTGGAGATCTTAGGGAGCATCATCAACGGGTTTGCGTTGCCACTTAAGGAAGAACACAAATTGTTCCTTATTAGGGCCTTGATTCCACTTCACAAGCCAAAGTGCATTGCAATGTACCATCAACAGTTGTCTTACTGCATTACCCAGTTTGTTGAAAAAGATTGTAAACTTTCAGACACAGTTATCAGGGGCCTACTGAAATATTGGCCCATCACAAACAGCACCAAGGAGGTGATGTTTTTGGGAGAATTAGAAGAGATACTAGAAGCTACACAGCCTGCAGAGTTTCAGAAATGCATGGTTCCTCTTTTCCGCCAGATTGCACGTTGTCTGAACAGTTCTCACTTTCAG GTTGCTGAGAGATCATTGTTTTTGTGGAACAATGACCATATCGAGGGTTTGATCAAACAAAACAGCAAGGTGATATTGCCTATCATATTCCCTGCACTGGAGAGAAATTCCAGCGGGCACTGGAACCCAGCTGTGCAAAGCCTCACTCTTAATGTGCGCAAATTGTTCTCTGATCATGACGCTGGACTGTACACCGAGTGTCTGCGGAAATACGAagaagccaaagccaaagagaagGAGAACAAACTGAAGCAAGAAGCCACATGGAAGCGCCTAGAAGAGATCGCGTCATCAAGAGCAACCAGCGGAGAGGCTGTGCTCGTCCATCGAACCTTACCCCGTCAATCTTCAGCTGTGTAG
- the LOC123123765 gene encoding GDSL esterase/lipase At3g48460 — protein sequence MAASTAARRFLLLLAAVTVVSVAAAAPAPAPPPPFRTVYAFGDSFTDTGNTHSTTGPYSYGYVSNPPYGATFFHRSTNRYSDGRLVVDFLATDALALPSFLPPYLSLAGPNATSASSKSSKYYGANFAVAGATAIEHDFFAKNNLSVDITPQSIMTELGWFDAHLKARQVKKEEIGEALYWVGEIGANDYAYSFMAADSIPPERIRTMAVDRVTTFLEGLLKRGAKYVVVQGLPLTGCLPLAMTLARPEDRDNLSCVASVNKQSMDHNHHLQAGIHRLRQAHPGAVVAYADYYAAHLAVMRSPARYGFAEPFKTCCGSGGGAYNFEIFSTCGSPEVPAACAQPARYVNWDGVHMTEAMYKVVAGMFFRDASGAFIRPSFASLLAAARKGHGN from the exons ATGGCCGCGTCCACCGCCGCCCgacgcttcctcctcctcctcgccgcagtGACCGTCGTCTCCGTGGCCgccgcggcgccggcgccggcgccacccCCGCCGTTCCGGACGGTGTACGCGTTCGGGGACTCGTTCACGGACACGGGCAACACGCACTCCACCACCGGTCCTTACTCGTACGGCTACGTCTCCAACCCGCCCTACGGCGCCACCTTCTTCCACCGCTCCACCAACCGCTACTCCGACGGCCGCCTCGTCGTCGACTTCCTGGCCACCGACGCGCTCGCGCTGCCCTCCTTCCTCCCGCCCTACCTCTCCCTCGCCGGCCCCAACGCCACCTCCGCCAGCAGCAAGAGCAGCAAGTACTACGGCGCCAACTTCGCGGTGGCCGGCGCGACGGCCATCGAGCACGACTTCTTCGCCAAGAACAACCTCAGCGTCGACATCACACCGCAGTCCATCATGACGGAGCTGGGCTGGTTCGACGCGCACCTCAAGGCGCGCCAAGTCAAGAAGGAGGAGATCGGCGAGGCGCTGTACTGGGTGGGAGAGATCGGCGCCAACGACTACGCCTACAGCTTCATGGCCGCCGACTCCATCCCGCCGGAGCGCATCCGGACCATGGCCGTCGACAGGGTCACCACCTTCCTCGAG GGGCTGCTGAAGAGGGGGGCCAAGTACGTGGTGGTGCAGGGGCTGCCGCTCACCGGCTGCCTGCCGCTGGCCATGACGCTGGCGCGGCCCGAGGACCGGGACAACCTCAGCTGCGTCGCCTCCGTCAACAAGCAGAGCATGGACCACAACCACCACCTCCAGGCCGGGATCCACCGGCTCCGGCAGGCCCACCCGGGCGCCGTCGTCGCCTACGCCGACTACTACGCCGCCCACCTCGCCGTCATGCGCAGCCCCGCCAGGTACGGCTTCGCCGAGCCCTTCAAGACCTgctgcggctccggcggcggcgcctaCAACTTCGAGATCTTCTCCACCTGCGGCTCGCCCGAGGTCCCCGCCGCCTGCGCCCAGCCCGCCCGCTACGTCAACTGGGACGGCGTCCACATGACTGAGGCCATGTACAAGGTCGTCGCCGGCATGTTCTTCCGCGACGCCTCCGGCGCCTTCATCCGCCCATCCTTCGCCTCCCTGCTCGCCGCCGCCAGGAAAGGCCACGGCAACTGA